The following proteins come from a genomic window of bacterium:
- a CDS encoding VWA domain-containing protein, whose product MLHPVSPIINFRALRPMPPFFLAAAVGICLSILPATAQESPPPSPTVSASTAEPTQDDLFVESIDVNVVNVDVFVTDKTGARISGLTKDDFELFEDGRPVEITNFYAVKGGRPTRPTVEAEKPSETAPATPLPLLATVEDQQLHLVIYFDNLFLRPFNRNKLIDHVRRFVFERVGSEDSVMLASFERSLHIRHPFTTHHEAVLREMENLREMTAFGVQQRTERRDLLNRIDSSRSASEAISHVDFYAKSLHNDLTQSIEALREVVSSLAGLPGRKALLYVSDGIPMTPAEDLFHLIDQTYKGNTTAPMIATRYRTRRRFNELTAHANANRVSFYTVEAAGLTSHESLSAEYGQRETSIIEADVMRDGNREEPLVQMAHDTGGLFALNTNNFDGAFDKIGQDFRNYYSLGYAPVHAVPGRYHEIEVKVRRKGLEVRHRAGYRDKSPEVRMNEGTLAALLHGIEKNPLGIRFETGRSQPSGTARYLVPLLVRIPLGQIALIPQGDTHRGAVRVSVAVMNEDRTMSPVSQTPVPINIPNTDVETARGQEFVYEAEILMHPGSHIVAIGVRDDLSDDTSFVRQLVRAGS is encoded by the coding sequence ATCAACTTCAGGGCGCTTCGCCCGATGCCCCCCTTTTTCCTGGCGGCTGCCGTAGGAATCTGTCTCTCGATCTTGCCGGCCACTGCCCAGGAGTCTCCTCCTCCGAGCCCAACCGTATCGGCCTCGACCGCTGAGCCGACGCAGGACGACCTGTTCGTGGAGTCGATCGACGTCAACGTGGTGAATGTCGACGTCTTCGTAACCGACAAGACCGGTGCCCGGATCAGCGGACTCACGAAAGACGACTTCGAGCTCTTCGAGGATGGAAGGCCCGTCGAAATCACCAACTTCTACGCGGTCAAGGGCGGCCGCCCGACTCGGCCGACGGTCGAGGCCGAAAAGCCATCAGAAACTGCTCCCGCCACCCCACTGCCGCTTTTGGCGACCGTCGAGGACCAACAGCTTCACCTGGTCATCTACTTCGACAACCTGTTCCTGCGCCCGTTCAATCGCAACAAGCTCATAGACCATGTCCGCCGTTTCGTGTTCGAGCGCGTCGGATCGGAAGACAGCGTCATGCTCGCTTCCTTCGAGCGCTCGCTGCACATACGGCACCCTTTTACGACCCATCACGAAGCGGTTCTGCGCGAGATGGAAAATCTCAGGGAGATGACCGCTTTCGGCGTGCAGCAGCGCACCGAGCGTCGAGACCTCTTGAACAGGATCGACAGCTCCCGGAGTGCCTCCGAGGCGATATCCCACGTCGACTTCTACGCCAAGTCTCTTCACAACGATCTGACCCAGAGCATCGAAGCCCTGCGCGAAGTGGTGAGCTCGCTGGCCGGACTTCCGGGTCGCAAGGCACTGCTCTATGTCAGCGATGGGATTCCGATGACGCCGGCCGAAGACCTCTTCCACCTTATCGACCAAACATACAAGGGCAATACCACGGCTCCGATGATCGCGACGAGATATAGAACTCGGCGACGGTTCAACGAGCTGACCGCCCACGCCAACGCCAACCGGGTCAGCTTCTACACGGTAGAGGCCGCCGGCTTGACCTCCCATGAATCGCTTTCGGCGGAATACGGACAGCGAGAGACCTCGATTATCGAGGCCGACGTGATGAGGGACGGCAACCGCGAAGAGCCCTTGGTGCAAATGGCTCACGATACGGGTGGTCTCTTCGCGCTGAACACCAACAACTTCGACGGCGCCTTCGACAAGATCGGGCAGGACTTTCGCAACTACTACTCGCTCGGATATGCGCCGGTCCACGCCGTCCCCGGGCGCTACCATGAGATCGAAGTCAAAGTGAGGCGCAAGGGCCTCGAGGTGAGACACCGCGCCGGCTACCGCGACAAGAGCCCCGAAGTCCGGATGAACGAGGGTACCTTGGCCGCTCTTCTTCACGGAATCGAGAAGAACCCACTCGGCATCCGTTTCGAGACCGGCAGGAGCCAACCGAGTGGCACCGCTCGCTACCTGGTCCCGCTACTGGTGCGGATTCCGCTGGGCCAGATCGCACTGATTCCTCAAGGTGACACCCACCGGGGCGCCGTGCGCGTTTCGGTAGCCGTGATGAACGAAGACCGGACCATGTCCCCGGTTTCGCAGACACCCGTGCCGATCAATATTCCGAACACCGACGTCGAGACGGCCCGAGGACAAGAGTTCGTCTACGAAGCCGAGATCCTGATGCACCCAGGTTCTCATATCGTAGCGATCGGCGTGCGTGACGACCTGTCCGACGACACCTCGTTCGTGCGCCAACTGGTGCGCGCGGGGTCTTGA